A stretch of Sphingorhabdus sp. YGSMI21 DNA encodes these proteins:
- a CDS encoding YbaB/EbfC family nucleoid-associated protein, which produces MKSMEEMMKAAQEAAQQVQTQMEEAQKKLDSLEVEGQAGGGLVKVKATAKGRILSVSIDDSLMKADEKQMLEDLVAAAFNDARNRADTVSSEEMGKMTSGMQLPPGFKLPF; this is translated from the coding sequence ATGAAATCGATGGAAGAAATGATGAAAGCGGCGCAAGAAGCCGCGCAGCAGGTCCAGACCCAGATGGAGGAAGCCCAGAAGAAGCTGGATAGTCTTGAAGTTGAAGGTCAGGCTGGTGGCGGACTGGTAAAGGTGAAGGCCACAGCCAAAGGCCGGATATTGTCGGTGTCAATCGACGACAGCCTGATGAAAGCCGATGAAAAGCAGATGCTGGAAGATCTCGTCGCCGCTGCGTTCAACGATGCCCGCAACCGCGCCGATACGGTCAGCAGCGAGGAAATGGGCAAGATGACCAGCGGTATGCAGTTACCCCCGGGCTTCAAACTACCCTTTTAG
- a CDS encoding DNA polymerase III subunit gamma/tau produces the protein MSDSQDIFAAGGVDAPEQPAPGAAQPYRVLARKYRPSKFSELIGQDAMVQTLGNAIKRDRLAHAFLMTGVRGVGKTSTARLIAKALNCIGEDGQGGPTIDPCGKCEPCRSIAEGSFIDVIEMDAASHTGVDDVREIIEAVRYSSVSARYKIYIIDEVHMLSKNAFNALLKTLEEPPPHVKFIFATTEVNKVPITVLSRCQRFDLKRISPDQLSAHFGMIVGKEGVTAEQEALDLIAQAAEGSVRDGLSILDQAIAHADMDGDGEVKAVQIRDMLGLSDRGAVRRLFARLLEGDSAALLDAIADQYKIGVEPLSLMNGLLSLSHQVTLFKVGRASDPTLSEEARQQFSDWSEQLSYPVLHRLWQLLLKGYQEVQQAHLPREACEMALLRVLCAADMPDPGKLAKMLEQGAPAAPASSPEQQSAPPVAEPVAQAAAAPVPSPTPQASALPTEFADVITAVGRVSAVLESILIADMRLISLDPPNIVYQPARPIADADIRKIADALKEQTGREWTIVEGQGEAQPSLVEQEQQIRDAERQAILDAPMVKAAFEAFPDAILLEDEDPRPQESRSA, from the coding sequence ATGTCCGATTCACAAGATATATTTGCGGCTGGCGGTGTCGATGCGCCGGAGCAGCCAGCCCCCGGCGCGGCGCAGCCCTATCGGGTGCTGGCGCGCAAATATCGGCCTTCGAAATTTTCCGAACTGATCGGCCAGGATGCGATGGTGCAGACGCTGGGCAACGCGATCAAGCGCGACCGGTTGGCCCATGCTTTCCTGATGACCGGTGTGCGCGGCGTCGGCAAGACATCGACCGCGCGGCTGATTGCCAAAGCGCTGAACTGCATCGGCGAAGACGGGCAGGGTGGCCCGACGATCGATCCATGCGGCAAATGCGAACCGTGCCGCAGCATTGCCGAGGGCAGCTTTATCGACGTCATCGAGATGGATGCCGCAAGCCATACCGGCGTTGACGATGTTCGCGAGATTATCGAGGCGGTGCGCTATTCCTCGGTCTCCGCGCGCTACAAGATCTACATCATCGACGAAGTGCACATGCTGTCGAAAAACGCCTTCAATGCGCTGTTGAAGACGCTGGAAGAACCGCCGCCGCATGTGAAGTTCATTTTTGCGACCACCGAGGTCAACAAGGTTCCGATCACGGTCCTCTCCCGCTGCCAGCGTTTCGACCTGAAGCGGATCAGCCCGGATCAACTTTCTGCGCATTTCGGCATGATTGTCGGCAAGGAAGGCGTGACTGCAGAGCAGGAAGCGCTCGATCTGATCGCCCAGGCGGCCGAGGGTTCGGTTCGCGACGGCCTGTCGATCCTCGATCAGGCAATTGCCCATGCCGATATGGACGGCGATGGCGAGGTCAAGGCTGTGCAGATTCGCGATATGCTGGGGCTGTCAGATCGGGGCGCTGTCCGGCGGTTGTTTGCCAGATTGCTCGAAGGCGATTCCGCAGCCTTGCTCGATGCGATTGCCGACCAATATAAAATCGGTGTCGAGCCCTTGTCGCTGATGAACGGGCTGCTGTCGCTGTCGCATCAGGTGACCCTCTTCAAGGTCGGCCGAGCCAGTGATCCGACCTTGTCGGAAGAGGCAAGGCAGCAATTTTCCGACTGGTCGGAACAGCTTTCCTATCCGGTCCTGCACCGGCTCTGGCAGTTGCTGCTCAAGGGCTATCAGGAAGTCCAGCAGGCGCATCTGCCGCGCGAAGCCTGCGAAATGGCTTTGCTCCGCGTGCTTTGCGCCGCCGACATGCCCGATCCGGGAAAGCTCGCGAAAATGCTTGAACAGGGCGCTCCGGCGGCTCCGGCTTCATCGCCAGAGCAACAGTCGGCACCGCCGGTCGCCGAACCGGTGGCGCAGGCCGCCGCTGCGCCGGTCCCGTCTCCGACGCCCCAGGCCAGCGCGCTGCCCACCGAATTTGCCGATGTCATCACCGCGGTCGGCCGGGTTTCTGCCGTTCTGGAAAGCATATTGATCGCCGATATGCGGCTGATCTCGCTCGACCCGCCCAATATCGTCTATCAGCCGGCGCGTCCTATTGCCGATGCCGATATCCGGAAAATTGCCGACGCGCTGAAGGAGCAAACCGGTCGGGAGTGGACCATCGTCGAAGGGCAGGGTGAGGCGCAGCCCAGTCTGGTTGAACAGGAGCAGCAGATCAGGGACGCGGAACGCCAGGCGATCCTCGACGCCCCGATGGTGAAGGCCGCTTTTGAAGCCTTCCCCGACGCCATATTGCTGGAGGACGAAGATCCTCGCCCACAAGAATCAAGGAGCGCATAG
- a CDS encoding 2Fe-2S iron-sulfur cluster-binding protein has translation MSKITVHFVSSDEETTLSVEAADGDNLLTVAQIHDQPLEGTCEGQMACSTCHVIVRAADFDRLPPASEMEEDMLDLAAGARRTSRLACQITLTPELDGLTVQMPGESHNMQII, from the coding sequence ATGAGCAAGATCACGGTCCATTTCGTCAGCTCCGACGAAGAAACGACGCTTTCGGTCGAAGCCGCTGACGGCGACAATCTGCTTACCGTTGCGCAAATCCATGACCAGCCGCTCGAGGGAACTTGCGAAGGGCAAATGGCCTGCTCGACCTGCCATGTCATCGTCAGGGCAGCCGATTTTGACAGATTGCCCCCGGCGTCGGAAATGGAAGAGGATATGCTCGATCTGGCCGCGGGTGCGCGCCGGACCAGCCGCTTGGCCTGCCAGATCACCCTGACCCCCGAGCTCGATGGCCTGACCGTACAGATGCCCGGCGAAAGCCATAATATGCAGATCATCTAA
- a CDS encoding cysteine desulfurase family protein: MNPIYLDNQATTPLAPEVFDAMLPWLKDNFGNPHSPHIMGRKAAAAVELARDQIAALCPPGGRVIFTGSATEAINLAMGAVRTQQGRAEIAVVDTEHAAVRDTALWYGTQGFETNLLPVDTQGLLRLEELEACLGPQTALVGAMLVNNEIGVIQPVEQIAAMAHRAGALMLCDAVQGFGRIDIPQQADMIALSGHKIYGPKGIGALWVREGIDIPALIHGGGQEQGVRSGTLSPALCAGLGAAAKLCAERREQDREHIVSLADRARDLFGDWSVNGSLDRRYAGNLNIRRQGLDVARLMSDVRGVAFSAGSACASGSGRPSHVLAALGLAPGQIKSSIRLGFGRYNSMKDIERAAGLINQAAENQLS, from the coding sequence ATGAACCCCATCTATCTCGACAATCAGGCGACCACGCCGCTCGCACCCGAGGTTTTCGACGCGATGCTGCCCTGGCTGAAAGACAATTTCGGTAACCCGCACAGCCCCCATATCATGGGTCGCAAGGCAGCAGCGGCGGTCGAGCTCGCCCGCGATCAGATTGCCGCCTTATGTCCCCCCGGCGGGCGGGTGATATTTACCGGCAGCGCCACCGAGGCGATCAATCTGGCGATGGGAGCGGTCCGGACTCAGCAAGGACGCGCTGAAATCGCGGTTGTCGACACCGAGCATGCCGCCGTGCGCGACACCGCGCTCTGGTATGGCACGCAGGGCTTCGAGACGAATCTGCTTCCTGTCGATACCCAGGGGCTGTTGCGCTTGGAAGAACTGGAAGCATGTTTGGGGCCGCAGACGGCGCTGGTGGGCGCGATGCTGGTCAACAACGAGATTGGCGTGATCCAGCCGGTCGAGCAGATTGCAGCAATGGCACACCGGGCCGGGGCGCTGATGCTCTGCGATGCGGTGCAGGGCTTTGGCCGGATCGATATACCGCAGCAGGCCGATATGATCGCGCTGTCGGGACACAAGATTTATGGCCCGAAAGGCATTGGCGCGCTCTGGGTGCGCGAAGGTATCGATATACCCGCGCTGATCCACGGTGGCGGGCAGGAGCAGGGTGTGCGGTCGGGCACGCTGTCCCCGGCTCTCTGCGCGGGGCTGGGCGCTGCGGCGAAATTATGCGCCGAGCGCCGGGAACAGGATAGGGAGCATATTGTCAGCCTTGCCGATAGAGCGCGCGACCTGTTTGGCGACTGGAGCGTGAACGGCTCGCTCGACCGGCGCTATGCCGGCAATCTCAATATCCGTCGGCAGGGCCTGGATGTCGCCCGGCTGATGTCCGATGTGCGCGGCGTGGCCTTTTCCGCCGGCTCGGCCTGTGCCAGTGGATCGGGGCGACCCAGCCATGTGCTGGCGGCGCTGGGACTGGCACCGGGACAGATTAAATCATCGATTCGTCTGGGATTCGGGCGCTATAACAGCATGAAAGATATCGAGCGGGCCGCCGGTCTGATCAATCAAGCAGCGGAGAATCAGCTATCATGA
- a CDS encoding aminotransferase class V-fold PLP-dependent enzyme, which yields MTETKRIYLDHAATAPMLDVARKACMEGFEHWANPSSPHADGRAAQAMLENARKRFKTALAWDGDVIFTSGASEAVQIALTKSKPAAQYISPVEHDVVLRFARNAKPIPVDSNGLVVPMNLNHQLKAAEEPALVAIQSVNNETGVIQDLGALAKVVRDRGCHLLADCSQSIGKMPLPEADMIIVAGHKFGGPPGVGALLVKDLRLLEADGGQEQGYRSGTQNLPYILGMTAALEAPANWAGRASELRQHLDDAIKKEGGAVIADKAPRIATIASYHMPGVAANTQLIKFDMAGFSVSAGSACSSGTLKTSHVLEAMGTDPQMAREVIRVSIGRDTSRAHIYAFIDKWKSIFAESRRS from the coding sequence GTGACCGAGACAAAACGCATCTATCTCGACCATGCCGCCACCGCGCCGATGCTGGATGTGGCCAGAAAAGCCTGCATGGAGGGTTTCGAGCATTGGGCCAATCCGTCGTCGCCCCATGCCGACGGGCGCGCGGCGCAGGCGATGCTGGAGAACGCGCGCAAGCGGTTCAAGACCGCTTTGGCTTGGGATGGCGATGTCATCTTTACCAGCGGCGCCAGCGAAGCGGTGCAGATCGCGCTGACCAAGTCCAAGCCTGCTGCTCAATATATTTCACCGGTCGAGCATGATGTGGTGCTGCGATTCGCGCGCAATGCGAAGCCGATTCCGGTTGACAGCAACGGGCTGGTCGTTCCGATGAATCTCAACCATCAGCTCAAGGCAGCCGAAGAACCGGCGCTGGTGGCGATCCAGTCGGTCAACAATGAAACCGGCGTGATCCAGGATCTCGGTGCGCTGGCGAAGGTGGTGCGCGACCGCGGGTGCCATCTTCTCGCCGACTGTTCGCAATCGATCGGGAAGATGCCGCTGCCGGAAGCCGATATGATCATCGTCGCAGGTCATAAATTCGGCGGACCGCCGGGCGTCGGCGCCCTGCTGGTGAAGGACCTCCGGTTGCTTGAGGCCGATGGCGGGCAGGAGCAGGGCTATCGCTCGGGAACACAGAATTTGCCTTATATTCTGGGCATGACCGCGGCTCTGGAAGCGCCGGCCAACTGGGCCGGGCGCGCCTCGGAATTGCGCCAGCACCTCGACGATGCAATCAAGAAGGAAGGCGGCGCGGTGATCGCCGACAAGGCACCGCGTATCGCCACCATCGCCAGCTACCACATGCCCGGCGTGGCCGCCAATACGCAGCTGATCAAGTTCGACATGGCAGGATTCTCGGTCTCCGCCGGCAGCGCCTGTTCGTCGGGCACGCTCAAAACCAGCCATGTGCTCGAAGCCATGGGCACCGACCCGCAGATGGCGCGCGAGGTGATCCGGGTCAGTATCGGTCGGGACACCAGCCGGGCGCATATCTACGCCTTCATCGACAAGTGGAAGTCGATCTTTGCAGAATCCCGGCGGAGCTGA
- a CDS encoding alpha/beta hydrolase, whose protein sequence is MPDVIFTGPEGRLEGRFSPGPRDRAPVAMILHPHPQAGGTMNDRITQAMYKTFVKRGFATLRFNFRGVGRSQGTFDNGIGELSDAAAALDWVQSFHPEAQTTWIAGYSFGAWIGMQLLMRRPEIRGFISVSPPANMYDFNFLAPCPSSGIIVQGVNDEVVTPSAVQKLVDKLRTQKHITIHHDEIPRANHFYENEMDLLMGSIDNYLDMRLAPDSPIK, encoded by the coding sequence ATGCCTGACGTAATTTTTACCGGACCCGAAGGCCGCCTTGAAGGCCGCTTCAGCCCAGGACCCCGTGACCGTGCACCGGTTGCGATGATTTTGCATCCCCACCCGCAAGCGGGCGGAACGATGAACGACCGGATCACCCAGGCGATGTACAAGACATTCGTCAAGCGCGGCTTTGCAACGCTGCGGTTCAATTTCCGTGGCGTCGGCCGGTCTCAGGGTACGTTCGACAACGGCATCGGCGAATTGTCCGACGCGGCAGCGGCGCTGGACTGGGTCCAGAGCTTTCATCCCGAAGCGCAGACCACCTGGATTGCCGGTTACAGCTTCGGCGCCTGGATCGGCATGCAGCTCCTGATGCGCCGTCCGGAAATCCGCGGTTTCATTTCCGTGTCTCCGCCAGCGAACATGTATGATTTCAACTTCCTGGCACCCTGCCCGTCATCGGGCATCATTGTCCAGGGCGTGAACGACGAAGTCGTGACGCCGAGCGCGGTCCAGAAGCTGGTCGACAAGCTGCGGACGCAGAAACATATCACCATCCATCATGACGAGATTCCCCGCGCCAACCATTTTTATGAAAATGAAATGGACCTGCTGATGGGATCGATCGACAATTATCTCGACATGCGGCTCGCACCGGATTCGCCGATCAAATAA
- a CDS encoding phosphoenolpyruvate carboxykinase, whose amino-acid sequence MPKVSSVTLNDQGFTNSGEQHWNLGAPALVEAAVSRGEGHLAKDGPLVVETGKHTGRSANDKFIVRDGETEDSVWWGKTNVGMTPDHFAALKEDFLAALAEKDTLFVQDLFGGSQPEHRVNVRIINELAWHNLFIRTMLVRPKADELAAFVPEYTIIDLPSFKADPARHGTRSETVIAVNLTEKLILIGGTAYAGEMKKSVFGLLNYLLPLDSVMPMHCSANIGPEGDTAIFFGLSGTGKTTLSADASRVLIGDDEHGWSDTAVFNFEGGCYAKMIRLSEEAEPEIYATTRRFGTVLENVVMDPETRELDLDDNSKAENTRGAYPIEFIPNASEENMGPVPKNIIMLTADAFGVLPPISRLTPEQAMYHFLSGYTAKVAGTEIGVTEPEATFSTCFGAPFMPRHPSVYGNLLKERIAKGGVRCWLVNTGWTGGKYGEGSRMPIKATRALLNAALDGSLNDGEFRIDENFGFEVPVAVSGVDSAILDPRSTWSDPSAYDETAQKLVRLFINNFEQFAEHVDQNVREAAPTAA is encoded by the coding sequence GTGCCAAAAGTTTCGTCTGTAACGTTAAATGATCAAGGTTTCACCAATTCAGGCGAACAGCACTGGAATCTCGGAGCACCCGCTCTGGTAGAAGCCGCCGTTTCCCGCGGAGAAGGCCATCTGGCCAAGGACGGACCGCTGGTCGTCGAAACCGGCAAGCACACCGGACGTTCTGCCAATGACAAGTTCATCGTCCGCGATGGCGAGACCGAGGATAGCGTCTGGTGGGGCAAGACCAATGTCGGCATGACGCCGGACCATTTTGCCGCGCTGAAGGAAGATTTCCTCGCTGCCCTGGCCGAGAAAGACACTTTGTTCGTGCAGGATCTTTTCGGCGGTTCGCAGCCGGAGCACCGGGTCAATGTCCGGATCATCAACGAACTGGCGTGGCACAATCTGTTCATCCGCACGATGCTGGTGCGGCCGAAAGCTGACGAACTGGCGGCTTTCGTTCCGGAATATACGATCATCGATCTGCCGAGCTTCAAGGCTGACCCAGCCCGCCACGGCACGCGCAGCGAGACGGTCATTGCGGTCAATCTCACCGAGAAGCTGATCCTGATCGGCGGCACCGCTTATGCCGGCGAAATGAAAAAGTCGGTTTTCGGCCTGCTCAACTATCTGCTGCCACTCGATTCGGTCATGCCGATGCATTGCTCTGCCAATATCGGTCCGGAAGGCGATACCGCGATTTTCTTCGGCCTCTCGGGTACCGGCAAGACAACGCTTTCGGCTGATGCCAGCCGTGTGCTGATCGGTGATGACGAGCATGGCTGGTCCGATACCGCGGTCTTCAATTTCGAAGGCGGCTGCTACGCCAAGATGATCCGTCTCTCCGAAGAAGCGGAGCCTGAAATTTACGCGACCACCCGCCGTTTTGGTACGGTGCTCGAAAATGTCGTGATGGATCCGGAGACCCGGGAACTTGATCTCGATGACAACAGCAAGGCAGAAAACACCCGCGGTGCCTATCCGATCGAATTCATTCCGAATGCTTCGGAAGAAAATATGGGGCCGGTGCCGAAGAATATCATCATGCTGACCGCGGATGCGTTCGGTGTATTGCCTCCGATCTCCCGTCTGACACCCGAGCAGGCCATGTATCATTTCCTGTCCGGCTATACCGCCAAGGTCGCCGGCACGGAAATCGGTGTGACCGAACCGGAAGCGACCTTCTCGACCTGTTTCGGTGCGCCATTCATGCCGCGCCACCCGTCGGTTTACGGCAATCTGCTGAAGGAACGCATTGCCAAGGGCGGCGTGCGTTGCTGGCTGGTCAACACCGGCTGGACCGGTGGCAAATATGGCGAAGGCAGCCGGATGCCGATCAAGGCAACCCGTGCCTTGCTCAACGCCGCTCTCGACGGCAGCCTGAACGACGGCGAATTCCGCATCGACGAGAATTTCGGTTTCGAAGTGCCGGTCGCCGTATCCGGCGTCGACAGCGCGATCCTCGATCCGCGTTCGACCTGGTCCGACCCCAGCGCCTATGACGAAACCGCGCAAAAGCTGGTCAGATTGTTCATCAACAATTTTGAGCAATTTGCCGAACATGTCGACCAGAATGTCCGCGAAGCCGCACCGACGGCAGCCTAA
- a CDS encoding response regulator transcription factor, whose amino-acid sequence MAANIALVDDDRNILTSVSIALQAEGFITRVYSDSEAALHAILENPPDLAVFDIKMPKMDGLELLRRVREKSNVPVIFLTSKDEELDEALGLAMGADDYIKKPFSQRLLIARVRSILRRTEFMKSVDEGQDDEAAEPLVRGNLEMDPARHLVRWKDQNVTLTVTEFMILETLAHRPGVVKSRNQLMDAAYQDDVYVDDRTIDSHIKRLRRKFREVDAEFDAIDTLYGAGYRYTE is encoded by the coding sequence ATGGCAGCCAATATTGCTCTTGTCGACGACGACCGCAATATATTGACGTCTGTGTCGATCGCCTTGCAGGCGGAAGGTTTTATCACCCGTGTATATTCCGACAGCGAGGCGGCACTGCACGCCATTCTGGAAAATCCGCCGGATCTCGCGGTATTCGATATAAAAATGCCGAAAATGGACGGTCTGGAACTGCTCAGGCGGGTTCGGGAAAAGTCCAATGTGCCGGTCATTTTCCTCACTTCGAAGGATGAGGAACTGGATGAAGCATTGGGATTGGCCATGGGGGCGGATGACTATATCAAGAAGCCGTTCTCCCAGCGGTTGCTGATCGCTCGCGTCCGGTCGATATTGCGGCGGACGGAATTTATGAAATCGGTTGACGAGGGCCAGGATGACGAAGCCGCCGAGCCGCTCGTGCGCGGAAATCTCGAAATGGACCCGGCGCGCCATCTGGTCCGCTGGAAGGACCAGAATGTGACCCTGACGGTCACGGAATTCATGATACTCGAGACGCTGGCCCACCGGCCCGGTGTGGTCAAAAGCCGGAACCAGCTGATGGACGCCGCCTATCAGGACGATGTCTATGTCGACGACCGGACGATCGACAGCCACATCAAGCGATTGCGCCGGAAGTTTCGCGAAGTCGATGCCGAATTTGATGCAATAGATACGCTATATGGAGCCGGTTATCGCTACACCGAATAA
- a CDS encoding ATP-binding protein, producing the protein MEPVIATPNKDGQECDRALSLRWSARLSLTTRILAVNVLAIALLAGGLFYLNNYRDRLTEERLVQARMQLTIVADALSAVDAEYKNALIRQFSSHLRARLRLYGPDGAKVIDSFALAKPSYEFVDPEKEPFRKDLARLLDRTIESLVFSAPIPKFTEPDEDLAGAWPELVAAKGETEAVSSVRLAPDRTPVIAAGKSLPDGTGTILLTANARDITRIVRAERSSVLLVILVAATVSILLSLFLARTIVQPIRKLAHAALRVRMGRSDEIAIPRMPDRRDEIGQLSRALSDMSSALRYRINATEAFAADVSHEIKNPLASLRSALEGLERVEDPALQKQLLDVANDDVQRIDRLINDISDASRVDAELARAKFEPIDIGKMLEQLLAAREQRASNLGVHIAFARPAKDVARVMGDGGRLERVFSNLLDNAVSFSPDGGLVEILATPDGEEIVIHVADQGPGVDPEQREQVFQRFHSDRPDSEAFGKHSGLGLAIAKTIIEGHQGTIRILDRPGGQSGACFEIRLPKSAA; encoded by the coding sequence ATGGAGCCGGTTATCGCTACACCGAATAAAGACGGACAAGAGTGTGATCGCGCGCTGTCGCTGCGCTGGTCTGCCAGGCTGTCGCTCACGACCCGTATTCTGGCGGTCAATGTTCTGGCGATCGCCCTGCTCGCTGGCGGGCTGTTCTATCTCAACAATTATCGCGACCGGCTGACCGAGGAGCGGCTGGTACAGGCCAGAATGCAGCTGACGATTGTCGCCGATGCCCTGTCGGCCGTTGACGCGGAATATAAGAATGCGCTCATCCGCCAATTCTCCAGCCATTTGCGCGCCCGCTTGCGGCTCTACGGGCCGGATGGCGCGAAGGTCATCGACAGCTTCGCGCTGGCAAAGCCCAGCTATGAATTTGTCGATCCGGAAAAGGAGCCGTTCCGCAAGGATCTGGCCCGCCTGCTGGACCGCACGATCGAAAGCCTGGTGTTCAGCGCGCCAATCCCGAAATTCACGGAGCCGGACGAGGACCTCGCCGGCGCCTGGCCCGAACTTGTTGCGGCAAAGGGGGAGACGGAAGCCGTCAGTTCCGTCCGCCTGGCGCCCGACCGCACGCCGGTTATAGCAGCGGGAAAATCCCTGCCCGACGGTACCGGCACCATCCTGCTGACGGCCAATGCCCGCGACATCACCCGGATCGTCAGAGCCGAGCGGTCGAGCGTGTTGCTGGTGATACTGGTGGCCGCCACCGTTTCGATATTGCTTTCGCTGTTTCTCGCCCGGACCATCGTGCAACCGATCAGGAAGCTCGCCCATGCAGCCCTGCGCGTGCGGATGGGACGATCCGATGAAATCGCCATTCCGCGCATGCCGGACCGGCGCGATGAAATCGGCCAGTTGAGCCGCGCTCTGTCGGACATGAGCAGCGCGCTGCGGTATCGCATCAACGCGACGGAGGCCTTCGCCGCCGATGTCAGCCACGAGATTAAGAACCCCCTCGCCTCGTTGCGATCAGCGCTGGAAGGGCTGGAACGGGTCGAGGATCCGGCCCTGCAAAAACAGCTTCTCGACGTGGCCAATGATGATGTCCAGCGAATCGACCGGCTGATCAACGATATTTCCGACGCTTCGCGGGTCGATGCCGAACTGGCGCGGGCCAAATTCGAACCGATCGATATCGGCAAGATGCTCGAACAGTTGCTCGCCGCTCGGGAACAGCGGGCGTCCAATCTCGGCGTGCACATCGCCTTTGCCCGTCCCGCCAAGGATGTCGCCAGGGTGATGGGCGACGGCGGCCGCCTCGAACGCGTGTTCAGCAACCTGCTCGACAATGCGGTGTCTTTCTCGCCCGATGGCGGGCTGGTGGAAATTTTGGCAACGCCCGATGGCGAGGAGATTGTCATCCATGTCGCCGACCAGGGTCCCGGCGTGGATCCCGAACAGCGCGAACAGGTTTTCCAGCGCTTCCATTCCGATCGGCCCGACAGCGAAGCCTTCGGCAAACATAGCGGACTCGGACTGGCAATCGCCAAGACGATCATCGAGGGTCATCAGGGCACGATCCGGATTCTCGACCGGCCCGGCGGCCAATCCGGTGCCTGTTTCGAAATTCGCCTGCCGAAGTCTGCGGCATGA
- a CDS encoding HPr kinase/phosphatase C-terminal domain-containing protein, whose protein sequence is MSNSGESGEATVLHATAVAIAGAGLLIRGNSGSGKSDLALRLIDRGAVLVSDDQVAIRRADQALLLSPPASLAGKLEVRSLGIVQCEHVSGVELKLVIDLKDQVDRYPMDRQLMILLGMEFPSCTLDAMETSAAIKAELAMQRIMQGAIIS, encoded by the coding sequence ATGAGCAATAGCGGCGAGAGCGGAGAGGCGACGGTCCTGCACGCGACCGCCGTGGCGATAGCCGGTGCAGGCCTGCTGATTCGCGGAAACTCCGGTTCGGGCAAATCCGATCTTGCTTTGCGTCTGATCGACCGGGGCGCCGTCCTGGTCAGCGACGACCAGGTTGCCATAAGGCGCGCCGACCAGGCATTGTTGCTCAGTCCGCCGGCCAGTCTGGCTGGCAAGCTGGAAGTGCGTTCGCTTGGCATAGTGCAATGTGAGCATGTTTCCGGGGTCGAACTGAAACTGGTGATCGACCTGAAAGACCAAGTCGACCGCTACCCGATGGACAGGCAGCTCATGATTTTACTGGGCATGGAATTCCCATCCTGTACATTGGATGCTATGGAGACGAGCGCAGCGATAAAGGCCGAACTGGCCATGCAACGCATAATGCAGGGCGCAATAATATCATGA
- the rapZ gene encoding RNase adapter RapZ: MSEKLAKPVLLVTGLSGAGKTTALKTLEDIGWETIDNFPFRLVERLLKTPPSSSRGDSDPPLAIGFDSRTRGFEPDKLVKSVKRLQKKQDYQISTLYLDCAGGELERRYSETRRRHPLALDRPAKQGIALERTMLAPFRRWADHVIDTTDLTANDLQREIRQQFTLDKDAVTTITLTSFGFSRGIPNNIDLLFDVRFLANPFWDPELKLKTGLDADVGEYIAQDPAYPEAIDKILDLLKFLLPRYQEAGKAYVNIGIGCTGGRHRSVHVAERLSKDLRAGGFSPNVLHRNLASRPIEALESMQKSNGNRGI; encoded by the coding sequence ATGAGCGAAAAACTGGCCAAACCGGTTCTGCTGGTCACCGGTCTCTCCGGCGCAGGCAAAACGACCGCCTTGAAGACGCTGGAAGATATCGGCTGGGAAACGATCGACAATTTTCCGTTCCGTCTGGTCGAGCGCCTGCTGAAAACCCCGCCATCCAGCTCCCGCGGCGACAGCGATCCGCCGCTGGCGATCGGATTCGACAGCCGGACCAGGGGATTTGAACCGGACAAGCTGGTCAAGAGCGTCAAGCGTCTGCAGAAAAAACAGGATTACCAGATCTCCACATTATATCTCGACTGTGCGGGTGGCGAACTGGAGCGGCGCTATAGCGAAACAAGACGCCGCCATCCGCTGGCGCTGGACCGTCCGGCGAAACAGGGGATAGCGCTCGAGCGGACCATGCTCGCGCCGTTCCGCCGCTGGGCGGATCATGTGATCGACACCACCGACCTGACCGCCAACGATCTGCAACGGGAAATCCGGCAGCAGTTCACGCTCGACAAGGATGCAGTCACCACCATCACCCTCACCAGCTTCGGCTTTTCCCGCGGCATCCCCAACAATATCGATCTGTTGTTCGACGTCCGTTTTCTGGCCAATCCCTTCTGGGATCCGGAGCTCAAGCTGAAGACCGGGCTGGACGCGGATGTCGGCGAATATATTGCGCAGGACCCGGCCTATCCCGAGGCAATCGACAAGATACTCGACCTGCTCAAATTCCTGCTGCCGCGTTATCAGGAAGCCGGCAAGGCCTATGTCAACATCGGCATCGGTTGTACCGGCGGGCGGCACAGATCGGTACATGTTGCCGAGCGTCTGAGCAAAGACTTGCGTGCCGGCGGCTTTTCGCCCAATGTCCTGCATCGCAATTTGGCATCAAGGCCAATAGAAGCGCTCGAATCAATGCAGAAATCAAACGGAAACAGGGGAATTTAA